The DNA window CGCATCGAACGCGACGGGATGCGGACAAGGGCTCGGTCGGGCAACCGCTCGATTGCGCCGACCACGGTTGCCGTTCCGCACTCGCCCATCTGACACGTGACGAACGGCTGCCCGCGAACCATGACGACGACGCCCCCTCCCTCGCAGATGCCAGCTGCGCAGTCACGGACTTCGGGAACGTGCTCCGCCAACCACTGAGTCCCGTGCGCGCCGCCTGATTCCTCGTCCGAAGCCGCGACCAGCGTGATGCCTCGCCGAAGAGGCGTCCGCGCCGAAACGATGCGTTCCAGCGCCGCCAACCAGACGACCGTCAGCCCTTTGGCGTCAACCGCCCCGCGACCCCAGACCTCGCCAGCCTCGATAGCGCCCGCGAACGGCGCGACCGTCCAGCCCTGCGGATCGGCTTCGGCGACATCGACGTGGCACAGCAAGAGGAGTCGCTGTTCGGACGTGCCGTCGATGGACGCGACAAACGACCCCTTCCCGGCGACCGGCTCGACGATGCGCGATGGCACGCCCGCGTGCGCCGACCAGTCGCACAGGAGCGACGAGACTTCGGTGTCGAGTCCGCTGCCCGGCGTGGACGGAACCCGGATCAAGCGAGAGAGCAGCGACGCGGGTTCCCTCCTAGGATCGTCGGGCGGCGTTGGTGAAGGCATGTCGCCATGCTACCATGCCCGGCGGGGAAGTGCGCAGCCGAGCCATGTGCCCAGTGACGGGAGGAGTCGACGATGACTCGAACCGGGAGTCAGGACGTCTGTCGGATCAGAGCCTGGATCGGAGTCCTATGCCTGGCTGCTGTCGCCGGGTGCGGCGGCGACGAGGACACGATCATCGGCAAGGTGGACGATAACGAGGT is part of the Candidatus Poribacteria bacterium genome and encodes:
- a CDS encoding M20/M25/M40 family metallo-hydrolase: MPSPTPPDDPRREPASLLSRLIRVPSTPGSGLDTEVSSLLCDWSAHAGVPSRIVEPVAGKGSFVASIDGTSEQRLLLLCHVDVAEADPQGWTVAPFAGAIEAGEVWGRGAVDAKGLTVVWLAALERIVSARTPLRRGITLVAASDEESGGAHGTQWLAEHVPEVRDCAAGICEGGGVVVMVRGQPFVTCQMGECGTATVVGAIERLPDRALVRIPSRSMRALRRSLEPLVGRWFAHQAARSRWVRYRLDCPIDLEVVSHAVYERRGESGHLRFPPGVDPAALADALGSGFGIPSGDLSADVSEPATESPADTPLYGVLESATRRFLPRARVVPHVTPGMSDARFLRRRGIPMYGFFPFLPADAALRQHSVDERLSIADLRRSIDAAEWVLRRFCG